A window of Dysgonomonadaceae bacterium PH5-43 contains these coding sequences:
- a CDS encoding N-acetylglucosaminyldiphosphoundecaprenol N-acetyl-beta-D-mannosaminyltransferase (product_source=KO:K05946; cog=COG1922; ko=KO:K05946; pfam=PF03808; tigrfam=TIGR00696) — MTEKFFGITYTFGRENVKLKIDNILNSNSKGYVCVADGVTLAMSHKNENLKTVLDNASITVCDSGWVPLYLKSIYKIQREQYCGSDLLMDIVSQKKYKIMFIGASPKTLDALKIRLSEIDNNVSDMHFGSLPFLDVEDFDYPKIAENIKDYNPDIVFVSLGMPKQEFFMYKLSPYIDRGILIGVGAAFKFHSGLKDQKRAPQWVINAKLEWLQRIISEPKKQIKRCSLIVTSLPGIYIKEYKKRKTNNL; from the coding sequence ATGACTGAAAAATTCTTCGGAATTACTTATACGTTTGGACGAGAAAACGTAAAATTAAAAATTGATAATATATTAAACTCAAACTCTAAAGGGTATGTTTGTGTAGCCGATGGTGTTACCTTGGCTATGAGTCATAAAAATGAAAATCTTAAAACTGTTTTAGACAATGCTTCAATAACTGTTTGCGACAGTGGTTGGGTTCCTCTCTACTTAAAATCAATATATAAAATACAAAGAGAACAATATTGCGGTAGCGATTTGCTTATGGATATTGTATCTCAAAAGAAATATAAGATAATGTTTATTGGAGCATCTCCGAAAACATTAGATGCGCTTAAAATACGCTTGTCTGAAATAGACAACAACGTGTCGGATATGCATTTTGGCTCTTTACCATTTTTAGATGTTGAAGACTTTGATTACCCCAAAATAGCAGAAAACATAAAAGACTATAATCCAGATATAGTTTTCGTATCGCTCGGAATGCCCAAGCAAGAGTTTTTTATGTATAAACTATCACCTTATATTGATAGAGGTATATTGATAGGAGTAGGAGCTGCTTTTAAGTTTCATTCTGGTTTGAAAGACCAAAAACGTGCACCACAATGGGTAATTAATGCTAAGTTAGAATGGTTGCAACGTATAATTAGTGAGCCTAAAAAACAAATCAAACGTTGTAGCTTAATTGTAACTTCATTACCTGGTATATATATAAAAGAGTATAAAAAGAGAAAAACAAATAATTTATGA
- a CDS encoding UDP-GlcNAc:undecaprenyl-phosphate GlcNAc-1-phosphate transferase (product_source=KO:K02851; cog=COG0472; ko=KO:K02851; pfam=PF00953; transmembrane_helix_parts=Inside_1_4,TMhelix_5_27,Outside_28_46,TMhelix_47_66,Inside_67_106,TMhelix_107_129,Outside_130_132,TMhelix_133_155,Inside_156_161,TMhelix_162_181,Outside_182_184,TMhelix_185_207,Inside_208_211,TMhelix_212_234,Outside_235_248,TMhelix_249_271,Inside_272_290,TMhelix_291_313,Outside_314_325,TMhelix_326_348,Inside_349_357): MSINIIIVLILSIGISVFVTSKTIKFSKALGFGDDPSEKRKIHKKKIPNLGGIAVFIATIVPYFAFSDYADTIRPDKLFSISIFLFFIGVKDDMEPMSVRSRILFEFICALFIIYITDIRLTTLWGIFGIQEIHIVTSYILTSLFIVGCINAYNFIDGIDGLLVSLTLYGAVSYALVFHYANEWLWTLLCVSMAGALIGFLIYNWSPAKIFMGNGGALFLGTMFACFALRIMQLPAMTFGNAHISAPHTMAISVIAIPIVDMIFVVIVRLFRRHNPFKSDNRHIHHNLLKIGFNHAQSTLILVFLTFLTITFAYFVQDTGALRSLLLMLAFVVALEIIIRTITRLVIAKKAQNSAMD; this comes from the coding sequence ATGAGCATTAATATTATTATAGTATTAATATTAAGTATTGGAATAAGTGTTTTTGTAACGAGTAAAACAATAAAGTTTTCTAAAGCTTTAGGTTTTGGCGATGATCCTTCTGAAAAAAGGAAAATACATAAAAAAAAGATTCCAAACTTAGGCGGTATAGCTGTATTTATAGCAACAATAGTACCTTATTTTGCATTTAGCGACTATGCCGATACTATTCGTCCTGATAAATTATTTTCTATATCCATATTCTTATTCTTTATAGGAGTGAAAGACGATATGGAGCCGATGTCGGTGCGTAGTCGGATATTGTTTGAGTTTATTTGTGCTCTTTTTATTATTTACATTACCGACATAAGACTTACAACTCTTTGGGGTATATTTGGAATTCAAGAAATACATATAGTAACCAGTTATATATTAACATCATTATTTATAGTAGGTTGTATAAATGCTTACAACTTTATAGATGGAATAGACGGGCTGCTTGTATCATTAACTTTATATGGAGCAGTATCTTACGCTTTAGTATTTCATTATGCTAACGAATGGCTATGGACATTGCTTTGCGTTTCTATGGCAGGCGCTTTAATAGGTTTCTTAATCTACAATTGGTCTCCTGCAAAGATATTTATGGGCAACGGAGGTGCGCTGTTTTTAGGAACTATGTTTGCTTGTTTTGCTCTAAGAATAATGCAATTACCTGCAATGACATTCGGTAATGCACACATCTCAGCACCTCATACAATGGCTATAAGTGTTATTGCTATACCAATTGTTGATATGATATTTGTTGTGATAGTAAGACTTTTCAGACGACACAATCCTTTTAAGTCAGATAATAGACATATTCATCATAACTTGCTTAAAATAGGATTTAATCACGCACAATCTACATTAATTTTAGTATTTCTAACCTTCCTAACAATAACTTTTGCTTACTTTGTGCAAGACACCGGAGCCTTAAGATCGTTACTGTTAATGTTAGCGTTTGTAGTCGCTCTTGAAATTATTATAAGAACAATAACGAGATTAGTAATTGCAAAAAAAGCACAAAACAGTGCTATGGACTAA
- a CDS encoding chorismate mutase (product_source=KO:K04516; cath_funfam=1.20.59.10,3.20.20.70; cog=COG1605,COG2876; ko=KO:K04516; pfam=PF00793,PF01817; smart=SM00830; superfamily=48600,51569; tigrfam=TIGR01361), with amino-acid sequence MNLESILLPGMNDVRPLLIAGPCSAESEEQVLTTARELHRNGVKVYRAGIWKPRTKPGGFEGIGVQGLAWLQKVKQETGMYVATEVATRNHVIEAVEHGIDILWIGARTSANPFAVQEIADALKELKFTGPVLIKNPVNPDLELWIGAVERIYNAGVKKIGAIHRGFSSYDKKIYRNLPQWHIPIELKRRIPELPIIVDPSHIGGKRELIAPLSQQAMDLNLEGLIIESHCSPDNALSDKDQQITPDVLSYIMNLLVIRDTKQTTENLTELRHQIDLIDDELLSILAKRMRISQEIGQYKKEHNMPVLQTIRYDEILGKRIAQAQDLGFSSGFMKSILESIHEESIKQQINVLNQ; translated from the coding sequence ATGAACTTAGAATCAATTTTACTGCCAGGAATGAACGATGTTCGTCCTTTATTAATAGCAGGACCGTGTAGTGCTGAGAGTGAAGAACAGGTATTAACTACCGCAAGAGAGTTACATCGCAATGGTGTTAAGGTTTATCGTGCGGGTATTTGGAAACCACGTACAAAACCAGGAGGTTTTGAAGGTATTGGAGTTCAAGGATTAGCTTGGCTTCAGAAAGTAAAGCAAGAAACAGGTATGTATGTTGCAACCGAAGTGGCAACAAGAAACCACGTTATTGAAGCAGTAGAGCATGGAATAGATATTTTATGGATTGGAGCTCGCACTTCAGCAAACCCTTTTGCTGTGCAAGAGATTGCTGATGCTCTGAAAGAATTGAAATTTACAGGTCCTGTACTTATTAAGAATCCAGTAAATCCCGATTTAGAATTGTGGATAGGTGCTGTAGAGCGTATTTATAATGCAGGTGTTAAAAAAATTGGAGCTATACATAGAGGGTTTAGTTCGTATGATAAAAAGATTTATAGAAATCTTCCTCAATGGCATATTCCTATTGAACTAAAAAGAAGAATACCCGAATTACCTATAATAGTAGACCCAAGTCATATAGGGGGTAAAAGAGAGCTAATAGCTCCTTTGTCGCAACAGGCTATGGACTTAAATCTTGAAGGTTTAATAATAGAATCTCACTGTTCGCCAGATAACGCTTTAAGTGATAAAGACCAGCAGATAACCCCAGATGTATTATCTTACATTATGAATCTTTTAGTTATAAGAGATACAAAACAAACAACAGAAAACCTTACGGAGCTTCGTCATCAAATAGATTTAATAGACGATGAACTTTTATCTATATTGGCTAAACGTATGCGAATATCTCAAGAAATCGGACAATACAAAAAAGAACACAATATGCCAGTGCTTCAAACTATACGCTACGATGAGATATTAGGTAAAAGGATAGCGCAAGCTCAAGATTTAGGATTCTCTTCTGGTTTTATGAAAAGTATATTAGAATCTATTCACGAAGAATCAATAAAGCAACAAATAAACGTACTGAATCAATGA
- a CDS encoding ribonucleoside-diphosphate reductase alpha chain (product_source=KO:K00525; cath_funfam=3.20.70.20; cog=COG0209; ko=KO:K00525; pfam=PF02867; superfamily=51998; tigrfam=TIGR02504) translates to MKQNSYTFDEAYKASLEYFNGDELAAKVFVNKYALKDAYGNIFEKTPADMHWRLANEIGRIEKNYSNPISEQELFQLFDHFRYIVPQGSPMTGIGNNYQVASLSNCFVIGLDGPADSYGAIIKIDEEQVQLMKRRGGVGHDLSHIRPKGSPVKNSALTSTGLVPFMERYSNSTREVAQDGRRGALMLSVSVKHPDAEAFIDAKMAEGKVTGANVSVKITNDFMEAVINNRPFIQQYPINSDNPVYTKEIDAVSLWEKIIHNAWKSAEPGVLFWDTIIEESVPDCYGDQGFTTVSTNPCGEIPLCPYDSCRLLAINLYSYVNNPFKPGAEFDFDLFRRHVAIAQRIMDDIIDLEIEKINAILRKLDTDPELEEVKAVERVLWEKIRSKTLLGRRTGVGITAEGDMLAALGYRYGTEQATDFAEKIQKELTLAAYRASVGLAKERGAFEIFNAKKEETNPFINRLKEADPELIKEMRKYGRRNIACLTIAPTGTTSLMTQTTSGIEPVFLPVYKRRRKVNPNDASVKVDFVDEVGDSWEEYVVFHHKFVTWMEANGYSTVKKYSSEEIDAMIEKSPYYKATSNDVDWLQKVRMQGRVQKWVDHSISVTINLPNDVDEELVNNLYVEAWKSGCKGCTVYRDGSRSGVLIANDSKKEKECVECPEPPVIVAKRPRELDADIVKFQNNKEKWIAFVGLLNGRPYEIFTGINDEEEGIFLPKNLSKGTIIKNVDEFGNKRYDFQYTNKRGYKTTIEGLSDKFNPEYWNYAKLISGVLRYSMPVEQVLKLVGGLELNDESINTWKNGVERALKKYIQEGVQAKGQKCGNCGQESLVYQEGCLTCTACGTSKCG, encoded by the coding sequence GTGAAACAGAATAGCTATACCTTCGATGAAGCCTATAAGGCTTCTCTTGAATATTTTAACGGCGACGAGCTTGCTGCTAAAGTCTTTGTTAATAAGTATGCTCTAAAAGATGCTTATGGTAATATTTTCGAGAAAACTCCAGCTGATATGCACTGGCGTTTAGCTAATGAAATAGGAAGAATAGAAAAGAATTATTCTAATCCGATTTCAGAGCAAGAACTTTTTCAACTATTCGATCACTTTAGGTATATTGTTCCTCAGGGAAGCCCGATGACTGGTATTGGTAATAACTACCAAGTAGCTTCGTTGTCGAATTGTTTTGTTATCGGACTTGATGGTCCTGCCGACTCTTACGGTGCTATTATTAAAATAGATGAAGAGCAAGTTCAGTTAATGAAACGTAGAGGTGGAGTAGGGCACGACCTTTCTCATATTCGCCCTAAAGGTTCGCCGGTTAAAAACTCAGCTTTAACTTCTACAGGGTTAGTGCCTTTTATGGAACGCTACTCTAATTCAACAAGAGAAGTAGCACAAGATGGTCGTCGAGGAGCTTTGATGCTTAGTGTATCTGTTAAACACCCCGATGCCGAAGCTTTTATCGATGCTAAAATGGCTGAAGGTAAAGTTACAGGGGCTAATGTGTCTGTTAAGATTACTAATGATTTTATGGAGGCGGTTATAAATAATAGACCTTTTATTCAACAATATCCTATAAATTCAGATAATCCTGTATACACAAAAGAGATTGATGCCGTAAGCCTTTGGGAAAAAATAATTCATAATGCGTGGAAGTCGGCAGAACCAGGAGTGTTATTCTGGGATACTATTATAGAGGAGTCGGTTCCCGATTGTTATGGAGATCAAGGTTTTACTACAGTTTCTACTAATCCTTGTGGAGAAATACCTTTATGTCCTTACGATAGTTGTCGTCTATTGGCAATAAACTTATATTCTTACGTAAATAATCCATTTAAGCCTGGGGCTGAATTTGATTTTGATTTATTCAGACGCCACGTTGCTATTGCTCAGAGAATAATGGACGATATAATCGACTTAGAGATTGAAAAGATTAATGCTATTCTTCGTAAGCTTGACACCGACCCCGAATTGGAAGAAGTTAAAGCAGTGGAAAGAGTTTTATGGGAGAAAATTCGTAGTAAAACATTGTTAGGAAGAAGAACAGGTGTTGGTATTACTGCCGAAGGGGATATGTTGGCTGCTTTGGGGTATCGCTATGGAACAGAACAAGCTACCGATTTTGCAGAAAAGATACAAAAAGAACTAACATTGGCTGCTTATCGTGCTTCTGTAGGTTTAGCTAAAGAACGCGGTGCTTTTGAAATATTCAATGCTAAGAAAGAAGAAACTAATCCGTTTATAAATAGATTGAAAGAAGCAGACCCAGAACTAATTAAGGAGATGCGCAAATACGGACGTAGAAATATAGCTTGTTTAACAATAGCTCCTACAGGAACAACTTCTTTGATGACGCAAACTACTTCGGGTATCGAGCCTGTATTCTTACCAGTATATAAAAGAAGAAGAAAAGTTAATCCAAACGATGCTTCTGTAAAAGTAGATTTTGTAGATGAAGTGGGCGACTCTTGGGAAGAGTATGTAGTGTTTCACCACAAGTTTGTTACTTGGATGGAGGCTAATGGATACTCAACAGTTAAGAAGTATTCGTCTGAAGAAATAGACGCAATGATAGAGAAATCTCCTTATTATAAAGCAACGTCTAATGATGTAGACTGGCTACAAAAAGTTAGAATGCAAGGACGGGTGCAAAAGTGGGTAGACCATTCGATAAGTGTTACTATCAATCTTCCTAATGATGTAGACGAAGAGTTGGTGAATAACCTTTATGTTGAGGCTTGGAAGTCGGGCTGTAAAGGCTGTACGGTATATAGAGATGGTTCGCGTAGTGGAGTTTTAATCGCTAACGACTCTAAGAAAGAAAAAGAATGCGTAGAATGTCCTGAACCTCCTGTAATTGTAGCTAAACGTCCGAGAGAGTTAGATGCCGATATTGTTAAATTCCAAAACAATAAAGAGAAATGGATAGCCTTTGTAGGTTTACTAAACGGTCGTCCTTACGAAATATTTACAGGTATCAATGACGAAGAAGAGGGAATATTTTTACCTAAAAATCTTTCAAAAGGAACTATAATAAAGAATGTAGATGAATTTGGAAATAAACGTTACGACTTCCAATACACCAACAAGCGAGGATATAAAACAACAATAGAAGGACTGTCTGATAAGTTTAATCCAGAGTATTGGAACTATGCAAAACTAATATCGGGAGTGCTAAGATACTCAATGCCTGTTGAACAAGTATTGAAATTAGTTGGAGGTTTAGAGCTTAATGACGAATCTATCAATACTTGGAAAAATGGTGTTGAACGCGCATTAAAGAAATATATACAAGAAGGAGTTCAAGCAAAAGGACAAAAATGTGGCAACTGTGGTCAAGAGTCTTTGGTTTATCAAGAAGGTTGCTTAACCTGCACCGCTTGCGGAACTTCTAAGTGCGGATAA
- a CDS encoding LL-diaminopimelate aminotransferase (product_source=KO:K10206; cath_funfam=3.40.640.10; cog=COG0436; ko=KO:K10206; pfam=PF00155; superfamily=53383): MQNIIPANRLRTVSEYYFSKKLKEVAEMNAAGKDVINLGVGSPDLPPSEETIEELCKSAHDSKAHGYQSYVGIPELRKAFADWYNKWYKVYLNPKTEIQPLIGSKEGILHISLAFLNPGDEVLVPNPGYPTYSSVSNLVEAKIVTYDLKEDNNWEPDFEALEQLDLSKVKLMWVNYPNMPTGAKATKELLAKLVAFGKKHSIVICNDNPYSFILNDNPLSILEIEGAKDICIELNSLSKSHNMPGWRIAMLASNAQFVEWVLKVKSNIDSGQFKPMMLAAAKALEAPASWYENMNKIYKERRVVAEEIMNYLGCYFDTKQSGMFLWGRIPDKYKDSGELADKILYEANVFLTPGFIFGSNGERYIRISLCCSEEKLKESLKRIQKIEK; this comes from the coding sequence ATGCAAAATATTATACCAGCAAATCGTTTAAGAACGGTAAGTGAATATTATTTCTCGAAGAAATTGAAAGAGGTTGCAGAGATGAATGCAGCAGGTAAAGATGTTATTAATCTTGGTGTTGGTAGTCCCGATTTGCCTCCTTCTGAAGAAACTATTGAAGAATTGTGTAAATCGGCACACGACTCTAAAGCTCATGGTTATCAATCTTATGTTGGTATTCCTGAGTTACGAAAAGCTTTTGCCGATTGGTATAATAAATGGTATAAAGTATACTTAAATCCTAAAACAGAAATACAACCGCTTATAGGTTCTAAAGAAGGAATACTGCACATATCGCTTGCCTTTCTTAACCCAGGAGATGAAGTGCTTGTCCCTAATCCGGGTTACCCAACATATAGTTCGGTAAGTAATTTGGTTGAGGCGAAAATTGTAACTTACGACTTAAAAGAAGACAATAATTGGGAGCCAGACTTCGAAGCTTTAGAACAATTAGACTTATCTAAAGTAAAACTTATGTGGGTTAATTATCCTAATATGCCAACGGGAGCTAAAGCAACTAAAGAGCTATTAGCAAAACTTGTTGCTTTTGGCAAAAAACACAGTATTGTTATATGTAATGATAATCCTTATAGTTTTATTCTAAACGATAATCCTTTGAGTATCTTAGAGATTGAGGGAGCTAAAGATATTTGTATAGAGCTTAATTCTTTAAGTAAATCACATAATATGCCGGGGTGGAGAATAGCAATGTTGGCATCTAATGCTCAGTTTGTAGAGTGGGTGCTTAAAGTAAAGAGCAATATAGATAGCGGACAATTCAAACCTATGATGCTTGCAGCTGCTAAAGCTCTTGAAGCTCCTGCTTCTTGGTACGAAAATATGAATAAAATATATAAAGAACGCAGAGTGGTAGCCGAAGAAATAATGAATTATCTTGGTTGTTATTTCGATACTAAACAGTCGGGTATGTTTCTTTGGGGAAGAATACCAGATAAATATAAAGATAGTGGCGAGCTTGCAGATAAAATCCTTTATGAAGCTAATGTGTTTCTTACTCCGGGATTTATATTTGGTAGCAATGGCGAAAGATATATAAGAATCTCTCTTTGTTGCAGTGAAGAGAAATTAAAGGAATCTTTGAAGAGAATACAGAAAATAGAAAAATAA
- a CDS encoding prephenate dehydratase (product_source=KO:K04518; cath_funfam=3.30.70.260,3.40.190.10; cog=COG0077; ko=KO:K04518; pfam=PF00800; superfamily=53850,55021) yields MTGFFFEYNQMKTVAIQGVEGAYHEIAARDYFRQEYGEEIEILPCQKFKDVISVIKKDPNIIGLMAIENTIAGSLLQNHELIRESDFLVIGEKKIRISHCLVALPGETLDTITEINSHPIALMQCGEYISTLPNVKVVEGEDTALSAKKIAEEKLTGHAAVCSKYAAQLYGLNILEEGIETNKRNFTRFLLLAERWLAEELIDETAANKSSVVFTLPHTEGSLSKVLTILSFYDVNLTKIQSLPIVGREWEYLFYVDLTFSNYMKYKQGLDAVRPLTKDFKILGEYKENNTTNV; encoded by the coding sequence ATGACGGGATTTTTTTTTGAATATAATCAAATGAAAACAGTAGCAATTCAAGGGGTAGAGGGGGCTTATCACGAAATAGCAGCTCGAGATTACTTTAGACAAGAGTATGGTGAAGAAATAGAAATACTTCCATGTCAGAAATTCAAAGATGTTATTTCTGTAATAAAGAAAGATCCTAATATTATTGGTCTTATGGCGATAGAGAATACTATAGCTGGAAGTTTATTGCAAAATCACGAACTTATAAGAGAAAGCGATTTTCTTGTAATAGGCGAAAAGAAGATAAGAATATCACATTGTTTGGTAGCCCTACCGGGTGAAACTCTTGATACGATAACTGAAATTAATTCTCACCCAATAGCACTTATGCAGTGTGGCGAATATATTAGCACGCTCCCCAACGTAAAGGTTGTGGAAGGAGAAGATACTGCTTTAAGTGCTAAAAAGATTGCAGAAGAAAAACTTACTGGTCATGCTGCTGTGTGCAGTAAATATGCAGCTCAGCTTTATGGACTTAATATTCTTGAAGAAGGAATAGAAACTAATAAACGTAACTTTACACGTTTTCTATTGCTGGCAGAACGTTGGTTGGCGGAAGAACTTATTGATGAAACGGCAGCAAATAAATCTTCTGTAGTATTTACCTTACCACACACAGAGGGAAGTCTGTCGAAAGTTTTAACTATACTCTCATTCTACGATGTTAATTTAACTAAGATTCAGTCTTTACCAATAGTGGGTCGCGAATGGGAGTATCTGTTTTATGTAGATCTTACCTTTAGTAACTATATGAAATACAAGCAAGGTTTAGATGCGGTACGACCGCTAACCAAAGATTTTAAGATATTAGGAGAGTATAAAGAAAATAACACCACAAACGTTTAA
- a CDS encoding prephenate dehydrogenase (product_source=KO:K04517; cath_funfam=1.10.3660.10,3.40.50.720; cog=COG0287; ko=KO:K04517; pfam=PF02153; superfamily=48179,51735): protein MKIQILGAGKMGSFFADVLSFEHEVAIFDYNPEKLRFTYNCIRMSDPKEIADFKPEILINAATVQYTIAAFEQVLPYVPENCIISDIASVKTGLHEYYKSKGRPFVSSHPMFGPTFANMGNLTTENAIIISDSDHMGKIFFRDLYSSLKLNIFEYTFEEHDETMAYSLSIPFASTLVFASIMKHQEAPGTTFKKHMDIARGLMSEDDYLLTEILFNPHTPGQLGQIRKELAELLKIIESKDSEAMKEFLRSVRKKIE, encoded by the coding sequence ATGAAAATACAAATACTTGGAGCCGGAAAGATGGGCTCTTTCTTTGCCGATGTGTTGAGCTTCGAACACGAAGTGGCTATATTCGACTACAATCCTGAGAAACTTAGGTTTACATATAATTGTATAAGAATGAGCGACCCTAAAGAGATTGCAGATTTTAAACCAGAGATATTAATTAACGCCGCAACAGTTCAGTACACTATTGCAGCGTTCGAACAGGTTTTGCCTTATGTTCCTGAAAACTGTATAATCTCTGATATAGCATCGGTGAAAACAGGTTTGCACGAATATTACAAGAGTAAGGGGCGTCCGTTTGTATCTTCTCACCCAATGTTTGGACCTACATTTGCTAATATGGGTAACCTAACAACTGAAAATGCAATAATAATATCAGACTCCGACCATATGGGTAAGATATTCTTTCGTGATTTATATAGTTCTCTTAAACTAAATATCTTCGAATATACTTTTGAGGAACACGACGAAACTATGGCTTACTCACTTTCTATTCCTTTTGCGTCAACTCTTGTATTTGCATCAATAATGAAACATCAAGAAGCTCCGGGTACTACCTTTAAAAAACATATGGATATAGCACGCGGTCTGATGTCGGAAGATGATTACCTTCTTACTGAAATACTTTTTAATCCACATACTCCCGGACAGTTAGGACAAATACGTAAAGAACTTGCAGAACTTTTGAAAATAATAGAATCAAAAGATTCTGAAGCAATGAAAGAATTTCTTCGATCAGTTAGAAAGAAAATAGAGTAG